The Methanofollis sp. UBA420 genome contains a region encoding:
- a CDS encoding CoB--CoM heterodisulfide reductase iron-sulfur subunit A family protein has translation MAEVVVIGGGIAGIQAALDLANHGVRVHLVEKEPAIGGHMAQLDKTFPTNDCSMCILSPKMVEVERHPGIVLHTCTEVTGIEGEVGTFTVHLRRHPRYVDEERCNGCGDCTTVCPVEVYNRFDAGIGVRKAIYRPMPQAVPNVTIRDREHCIDCGLCYEACGRDAVLHDDEDREEEFDLTAASVVVTTGYATFDPARKRNLRYLQVPDVVTSLQFERMINASGPTGGEVRRLSNGAVPRSVAFLQCVGSRDMQADRPYCSCVCCMAAMKNAMLIKEHHPDVEVTILYMDVRAYGKGYEEYFNRAEAMGVRFLRGLPGEIAQTDGGLEMQVENTETGAVELLKPDLVVLSVGMEPQAGMEEIAGRLGITLEETGFVHTRDEKMNTVATIRPGIYVAGTAAAPKDIPDSVAMAGAAAMRAYTDVLKAGI, from the coding sequence GTGGCTGAGGTCGTCGTCATCGGCGGCGGCATCGCCGGCATCCAGGCCGCCCTCGACCTCGCCAACCACGGGGTCCGCGTCCACCTCGTCGAGAAGGAACCCGCGATCGGCGGCCACATGGCCCAGCTCGACAAGACCTTCCCGACAAACGACTGCTCCATGTGCATCCTCTCCCCGAAGATGGTCGAGGTGGAGCGTCACCCCGGCATCGTCCTCCACACCTGCACAGAGGTGACAGGGATCGAGGGCGAGGTCGGCACCTTCACCGTCCACCTCAGGCGCCACCCGCGGTACGTCGACGAGGAGAGATGCAATGGCTGCGGCGACTGCACCACGGTCTGCCCTGTCGAGGTCTACAACCGTTTCGACGCCGGGATCGGTGTGCGGAAGGCGATCTACCGCCCGATGCCCCAGGCCGTCCCCAATGTCACGATCCGCGACAGGGAGCACTGCATCGACTGCGGCCTCTGCTACGAGGCCTGCGGCCGCGACGCCGTCCTCCACGACGACGAGGACCGCGAGGAGGAGTTCGACCTCACCGCGGCGAGCGTCGTCGTCACCACAGGCTATGCCACCTTCGACCCGGCCAGGAAGAGGAACCTCAGGTACCTTCAGGTCCCCGACGTCGTCACCAGCCTCCAGTTCGAGAGGATGATCAACGCGAGCGGCCCGACAGGCGGCGAGGTGCGGAGGCTCTCCAACGGCGCAGTCCCCCGGAGCGTCGCCTTCCTCCAGTGCGTCGGCTCCCGCGACATGCAGGCCGACCGCCCGTACTGCTCCTGCGTCTGCTGCATGGCCGCGATGAAGAACGCCATGCTCATCAAGGAGCACCACCCTGACGTCGAGGTCACCATCCTGTACATGGACGTGCGGGCCTACGGCAAGGGCTACGAGGAGTACTTCAACAGGGCGGAGGCGATGGGCGTCCGCTTCCTCCGCGGCCTGCCCGGCGAGATCGCACAGACAGACGGCGGCCTGGAGATGCAGGTCGAGAACACCGAGACCGGCGCTGTCGAACTCCTGAAGCCAGACCTCGTCGTCCTCTCCGTCGGCATGGAGCCCCAGGCAGGGATGGAAGAGATTGCGGGGCGCCTCGGCATCACCCTGGAAGAGACAGGCTTTGTCCATACCAGGGACGAGAAGATGAACACCGTGGCAACGATCAGGCCGGGCATCTATGTGGCAGGGACGGCCGCCGCCCCGAAAGACATCCCCGACAGCGTGGCCATGGCCGGTGCGGCCGCGATGCGGGCGTACACCGACGTCCTGAAGGCCGGGATATGA
- the mtnA gene encoding S-methyl-5-thioribose-1-phosphate isomerase — translation MIPRTIERDGATIRFIDQTLLPERLEVVACTDVERLATAIRRLEVRGAPALGIAGAYGVALAAMTSTETEYGPFVAEVTEAAAYLRATRPTAVNLGWGIDRTMAALRAAGTADEADEAVEAAVREADLIASEDEEICRALGKNGADLIPDGARVLTHCNAGALACSTWGTALGIVRSAVESGKKVTVTACETRPLLQGARLTAFELHEDGVPVRVITDSTAAFLMQRGEIDCVVVGADRITADAVFNKIGTYMHAVCARHHGIPFYVAAPVSTFDTGRRAADVTIEERKGDEIGIFNGRRTVPAGVPCTNFAFDRTPLDLVSAIVTERGVLRPPYYRMPDTGNI, via the coding sequence ATGATCCCGCGGACCATTGAACGAGACGGCGCCACTATCCGCTTCATCGACCAGACCCTCCTGCCGGAGAGGCTGGAGGTCGTCGCCTGCACCGACGTCGAGCGCCTCGCCACCGCGATCCGCCGCCTGGAGGTGCGGGGCGCCCCGGCCCTCGGCATCGCCGGGGCGTACGGCGTCGCCCTCGCGGCGATGACGAGCACGGAGACAGAGTACGGCCCCTTCGTCGCGGAGGTGACGGAGGCCGCCGCGTACCTGCGGGCCACCCGACCGACCGCGGTGAACCTCGGGTGGGGGATCGACAGGACGATGGCTGCCCTGCGGGCCGCCGGGACGGCGGACGAGGCCGACGAGGCCGTCGAGGCCGCGGTCAGGGAGGCCGACCTCATCGCCAGCGAAGACGAGGAGATCTGCCGGGCCCTCGGGAAGAACGGCGCGGACCTCATCCCAGACGGCGCCCGCGTCCTCACCCACTGCAACGCGGGCGCCCTCGCCTGCTCCACCTGGGGGACGGCCCTCGGCATCGTCAGGTCGGCCGTCGAGAGCGGGAAAAAAGTCACGGTCACCGCCTGCGAGACGCGGCCCCTCCTCCAGGGGGCCCGCCTCACCGCCTTCGAACTCCATGAGGACGGCGTCCCTGTGCGGGTGATCACCGACTCCACCGCCGCCTTCCTGATGCAGAGGGGCGAGATCGACTGCGTCGTCGTCGGCGCGGACAGGATCACAGCAGACGCCGTCTTCAACAAGATCGGCACGTACATGCACGCGGTCTGTGCCCGCCACCACGGCATCCCATTCTACGTCGCCGCACCGGTGTCCACCTTCGATACCGGGCGCAGGGCCGCAGATGTCACGATCGAGGAGAGAAAAGGCGACGAAATCGGTATTTTCAACGGGAGGCGGACCGTCCCTGCCGGCGTGCCCTGCACGAACTTCGCCTTCGACAGAACACCCCTCGACCTCGTTTCGGCGATCGTCACAGAACGCGGGGTTCTCCGCCCGCCGTACTACAGGATGCCAGATACAGGGAATATTTAA
- a CDS encoding DUF116 domain-containing protein: MFFTASLWNDLMMLIGEITVFLIVGMLIGSVLVMIVAGLSIQSGQFYFPRLMKSGMVLLEGVIKGICKFFGFDDADLVQFSIKLQNMMNTKRFAETPVEKRVIYLPQCLRSAQCPAHLTPEGLICRRCGRCDIGREIDAYEAMGYRVFIAPGSTLIKRMMKKYRPEAIVGIGCLMEIKEGLELCDRAGVIGMGVVTLKDGCVETVLNWDDLHEIAAIGITAPDSQ, from the coding sequence ATGTTTTTCACGGCCTCGCTCTGGAACGACCTGATGATGCTCATCGGAGAGATCACGGTCTTCCTGATCGTCGGGATGCTCATCGGCTCCGTCCTCGTGATGATCGTCGCCGGCCTCTCCATCCAGAGCGGGCAGTTCTATTTCCCGCGGCTGATGAAGAGTGGGATGGTCCTCCTTGAGGGAGTGATCAAGGGAATATGCAAATTCTTCGGTTTCGACGATGCCGACCTCGTGCAGTTCTCGATCAAGCTGCAGAATATGATGAATACGAAGAGGTTCGCCGAGACCCCCGTCGAAAAAAGGGTGATCTACCTGCCCCAGTGCTTGCGGTCGGCCCAGTGCCCGGCCCACCTCACGCCCGAGGGCCTTATCTGCCGCCGGTGCGGCAGATGCGATATCGGCAGGGAGATCGACGCATACGAAGCGATGGGCTACCGCGTCTTCATCGCCCCGGGCTCCACCCTCATCAAGAGAATGATGAAAAAATACCGGCCGGAGGCGATCGTCGGGATCGGCTGCCTGATGGAGATAAAAGAAGGGCTCGAACTCTGCGACAGGGCAGGGGTCATCGGCATGGGCGTCGTCACCCTGAAAGACGGGTGCGTGGAGACCGTCCTCAACTGGGACGACCTCCACGAGATCGCCGCGATCGGGATCACTGCGCCTGATTCGCAATGA
- a CDS encoding polymer-forming cytoskeletal protein, whose protein sequence is MKVYQRGNTYVAPKGSYFDGNVHIPGDFIVPPETHFWGRLDVDGCLELGPSSTVGGDVTCRSGVIGRGVRIGGSLTVGESVTISDDVVLGSVSAGGDIILRPGIKVGEVRSDATVYVYGSISSESLVGRNIKVIANQAQ, encoded by the coding sequence ATGAAGGTCTATCAGCGCGGGAACACCTACGTCGCACCGAAAGGCTCTTATTTCGACGGGAACGTCCACATCCCCGGGGACTTCATCGTCCCGCCCGAGACTCATTTCTGGGGCCGCCTCGACGTCGACGGCTGCCTGGAACTCGGCCCCTCTTCGACCGTCGGCGGGGACGTCACCTGCCGGTCGGGCGTGATCGGTCGCGGGGTCAGGATCGGGGGGTCGCTCACGGTCGGGGAGAGTGTGACCATCTCCGACGATGTCGTCCTGGGGTCTGTCTCGGCAGGGGGCGACATCATCCTGCGGCCTGGCATCAAGGTCGGCGAGGTGAGGAGCGACGCCACGGTCTATGTCTACGGCAGTATCTCAAGCGAGAGCCTCGTCGGCAGGAACATAAAGGTCATTGCGAATCAGGCGCAGTGA
- a CDS encoding geranylgeranylglycerol-phosphate geranylgeranyltransferase gives MHGYVSITRPANSVVAGLAGVLGYLIATGTVTPESAALIGIVALITAAGNVINDYCDAEIDAVNRPDRPIPAGKVSRRGALVYAALLFAAGNLLALTTNLPCLAIALFNSALLVLYAARLKGMPFVGNLTVAYLSASIFLFGGALAGPDGLAANLPVAGVTFLAMVAREVLKDAEDVEGDAAGGARTLPMVLGIPRTIVLAFAFAAAAMVLSMLPVFRWWGLPYLLAIGLLNAAVLLGAAGVRGCTTPACIRSSRVTSTLKKGMFLSLLIFTAAAVLL, from the coding sequence ATGCACGGTTATGTCTCGATCACCCGCCCGGCCAACTCGGTCGTCGCCGGGCTTGCCGGGGTGCTCGGCTACCTCATCGCCACTGGAACGGTCACGCCTGAGTCCGCGGCCCTCATCGGGATCGTCGCCCTGATCACCGCCGCGGGCAATGTCATCAACGACTACTGCGACGCCGAGATCGACGCGGTCAACAGGCCCGATAGGCCGATACCCGCAGGGAAAGTCTCGCGCCGGGGCGCCCTCGTCTATGCCGCCCTCCTCTTTGCGGCCGGCAACCTCCTCGCCCTGACGACAAACCTCCCCTGCCTTGCGATCGCTCTCTTCAACTCGGCCCTTCTGGTGCTGTACGCCGCACGCCTGAAGGGCATGCCCTTTGTCGGCAACCTCACGGTCGCCTATCTCTCTGCCTCGATCTTCCTCTTCGGCGGCGCCCTTGCCGGGCCGGACGGCCTTGCGGCGAACCTCCCTGTCGCGGGGGTCACTTTCCTTGCGATGGTGGCGCGGGAAGTGCTCAAGGACGCCGAGGACGTGGAGGGCGACGCCGCCGGCGGGGCGCGGACCCTGCCGATGGTCCTCGGCATCCCCCGGACGATCGTCCTTGCCTTTGCGTTCGCCGCGGCCGCCATGGTCCTCTCCATGCTCCCGGTCTTCCGGTGGTGGGGCCTCCCGTACCTCCTTGCCATCGGCCTCCTCAATGCCGCCGTCCTCCTCGGCGCTGCAGGTGTGCGGGGGTGCACGACGCCGGCCTGCATCAGGTCGTCGCGGGTCACCTCAACCCTGAAGAAAGGGATGTTCCTCTCCCTCCTCATCTTTACGGCCGCTGCCGTCCTCCTCTGA
- a CDS encoding DUF3160 domain-containing protein — translation MDRTALLALLLCAVALLAGCVTPPEAPQPETNFSAYPTPAPLAVNLSAPQYPLPLETANVTNWQEVDAALSLGPEAEALLTAHGFAVVENPLGPGGADMVRPYAALKEGGVPVFVSTDSLLHLYHIQFDETMRVVEEERLYDDLYVLDSALLNISMETYGRSSGEAKEAARRNAVYFGVATSLLAPEARQVGAGTGFEAGDVRRYGVAVPEEIRPDVEAELALIRGHAGTDASPLFRYEEDYSQYLPRGHYTRSERLENYFLAMMWHGRMAFLLNGTLVTPEDARVQTIGAAQVAAALADDPALMERWDRIYTVTSFYAGYSDDLGPRDYFAAMDTLFGGPKTDLSQDQVAALQRELGTYRAPAIYGGTADCIAFTPEEARTCLNATQGFRFMGQRFLLDSYIFSELVYPYTGDFTSTGTPFTLHDGERPIPTALDVMALLGSERADAILDENGDSRYEHYDAIAGRLAGELPQNESAWNRNLAIGWLYTLQPLLASFGEGYPTFMQTTAWQEKELTASLASWTELRHDTILYAKQSYTMGKGMAYRPPEQEVAGYVEPVPGLYHRLLVLTTMTREGLWDLGALDATSESRLRSLESVLARLEAISVKELEGDALTPDDEDFIRGVAASLDRLVVGVDEDGMTTAIVADVHTDPYNNLVLEEGVGYVDLVVVACPDSEGRPFLAAGPVFSYYEFTVPLSGRLTDEAWQEMLATDPPARPGWTAGYAAVTR, via the coding sequence ATGGACCGGACTGCCCTGCTCGCCCTGCTCCTCTGTGCGGTCGCTCTCCTTGCCGGGTGCGTGACGCCCCCGGAAGCGCCCCAACCGGAGACGAACTTTTCCGCGTACCCGACCCCCGCACCCCTGGCGGTGAACCTCTCCGCGCCGCAGTACCCCCTACCCCTTGAGACGGCGAATGTCACCAACTGGCAGGAGGTCGACGCCGCCCTCTCCCTCGGCCCCGAGGCCGAGGCCCTGCTCACGGCACATGGTTTCGCCGTCGTCGAAAACCCCCTCGGCCCGGGAGGCGCGGACATGGTCAGGCCCTATGCCGCCCTGAAGGAGGGGGGCGTCCCGGTCTTTGTGAGCACCGATTCCCTCCTCCACCTCTATCATATCCAGTTCGACGAGACGATGCGGGTAGTCGAGGAGGAGAGGCTGTACGACGACCTGTATGTCCTCGACTCCGCCCTCCTCAATATCTCGATGGAGACCTACGGGCGGTCGAGCGGCGAGGCGAAGGAGGCGGCCCGGCGAAATGCGGTGTACTTCGGCGTGGCAACCAGTCTCCTCGCCCCTGAGGCACGGCAGGTCGGTGCCGGCACCGGGTTTGAAGCCGGAGACGTGCGGCGCTACGGTGTCGCTGTCCCCGAGGAGATCAGGCCAGACGTGGAGGCAGAGCTCGCCCTGATACGCGGCCATGCCGGCACTGATGCCTCGCCTCTCTTCAGGTACGAGGAGGACTACTCGCAGTACCTTCCCCGCGGCCACTACACCCGGTCGGAGAGACTGGAGAACTATTTCCTGGCGATGATGTGGCACGGCCGGATGGCCTTCCTCCTCAACGGCACCCTCGTGACCCCTGAGGACGCGAGGGTCCAGACGATCGGCGCCGCCCAGGTCGCCGCCGCCCTTGCCGACGACCCGGCCCTGATGGAGAGGTGGGACCGGATCTATACGGTCACCTCCTTCTACGCGGGCTACTCGGACGACCTCGGCCCCCGCGACTATTTCGCGGCGATGGACACTCTTTTCGGCGGCCCGAAGACCGACCTCTCTCAGGACCAGGTGGCGGCCCTGCAGCGGGAACTCGGCACCTACCGCGCCCCCGCGATCTACGGCGGTACCGCCGACTGCATCGCCTTTACCCCTGAAGAGGCACGCACCTGCCTCAATGCGACGCAGGGGTTCCGTTTCATGGGCCAGCGTTTCCTCCTTGACTCGTACATCTTCTCGGAACTCGTGTACCCGTACACCGGTGATTTCACCAGCACGGGTACACCCTTTACCCTCCACGATGGCGAGCGCCCCATTCCGACAGCCCTCGACGTGATGGCCCTCCTCGGCTCCGAGAGGGCCGACGCGATCCTGGATGAGAATGGCGACAGCCGGTACGAGCACTATGACGCCATCGCCGGCCGTCTGGCCGGGGAACTCCCGCAGAACGAGAGCGCGTGGAACAGGAACCTTGCCATCGGCTGGCTCTACACTCTCCAGCCCCTCCTTGCCAGTTTCGGGGAGGGCTACCCGACCTTCATGCAGACGACGGCCTGGCAGGAGAAGGAACTCACCGCCTCCCTCGCCTCCTGGACAGAACTCCGCCACGACACCATCCTGTACGCCAAGCAGAGTTACACGATGGGCAAAGGGATGGCCTACCGCCCGCCCGAACAGGAGGTCGCGGGGTACGTCGAGCCTGTGCCCGGCCTCTACCACCGCCTCCTCGTCCTCACCACGATGACCCGCGAGGGCCTCTGGGACCTCGGCGCTCTGGACGCGACCTCTGAGTCTCGCCTGCGCTCCCTCGAGTCCGTCCTCGCACGCCTGGAAGCGATCTCGGTGAAGGAACTCGAAGGCGATGCCCTCACCCCTGACGATGAAGACTTCATCAGGGGTGTTGCCGCCTCCCTTGACCGCCTCGTCGTCGGTGTCGACGAGGACGGGATGACGACCGCTATCGTTGCCGACGTCCACACTGACCCGTACAACAACCTCGTCCTGGAGGAGGGGGTCGGGTATGTGGACCTGGTCGTCGTCGCCTGTCCAGACTCCGAGGGCCGGCCCTTCCTAGCGGCAGGCCCGGTCTTCTCGTACTACGAGTTCACCGTCCCCCTGTCGGGCAGGCTCACCGACGAGGCCTGGCAGGAGATGCTCGCCACCGACCCCCCCGCGAGGCCGGGGTGGACGGCGGGCTACGCCGCAGTGACGCGGTGA
- a CDS encoding tRNA (guanine(10)-N(2))-dimethyltransferase has product MEKVPVTEGRTTFFAPVQDENAAFPPGSAPIFYNRRMEANRDATVLYLSVVQPSDYLDAMGAMGARGLRVAHEVGIPVTVNDISPAAAAEIRENAGRVGGEIEVTCMDANALMSTRRFDAVDLDPFGTPAPFTDAACRSAKRFLCVTATDTAPLCGAHLKAGMRRYFARPMNTEYHREVGLRILLGFVAREMVKYDRGITPIFCFAHEHFVRLNLRVWGRVKNADQTMARIGYVMQCPHCFYREEQAGMLPETATCPSCGAVLRPIGPLWLGAVNDAETLGAMVERLPAMGLGTETYLSRLLPLLAEELPTASFYDYHRVAQRLRASPPAIDVVINRLRDAGYQATRTHYEGTGIRTDAPLSVLEEAITRRD; this is encoded by the coding sequence ATGGAGAAGGTTCCGGTCACCGAGGGGAGGACCACGTTTTTTGCGCCGGTTCAGGATGAAAATGCCGCTTTCCCGCCGGGTTCGGCTCCGATCTTTTATAACCGGAGGATGGAGGCAAACAGGGACGCCACGGTGCTCTATCTCTCGGTGGTGCAGCCCTCCGACTACCTCGACGCCATGGGGGCGATGGGCGCGCGTGGTCTGCGTGTCGCCCACGAGGTCGGCATCCCGGTGACGGTCAACGACATCAGCCCCGCGGCCGCGGCCGAGATCCGGGAGAATGCCGGGAGGGTCGGCGGGGAGATCGAGGTGACCTGCATGGACGCCAACGCCCTGATGAGCACGAGACGGTTCGACGCCGTGGACCTCGACCCCTTCGGCACGCCAGCCCCCTTCACCGACGCCGCCTGCCGGAGCGCAAAACGTTTCCTCTGCGTTACCGCAACCGACACCGCGCCCCTCTGCGGCGCCCACCTGAAGGCCGGGATGCGCCGGTACTTCGCACGGCCCATGAACACCGAGTACCACCGCGAGGTGGGGCTGCGCATCCTCCTCGGCTTTGTGGCGAGGGAGATGGTGAAGTATGACCGGGGCATAACCCCCATCTTCTGCTTCGCACACGAGCACTTCGTCCGCCTCAACCTCCGGGTCTGGGGGCGGGTCAAGAACGCCGACCAGACCATGGCACGGATCGGGTATGTGATGCAGTGCCCGCACTGCTTCTACCGCGAGGAGCAGGCAGGCATGCTTCCGGAGACGGCGACCTGCCCCTCCTGCGGGGCCGTCCTCCGGCCTATCGGCCCCCTCTGGCTCGGCGCGGTGAACGATGCCGAGACCCTCGGGGCGATGGTCGAGCGCCTGCCGGCGATGGGCCTCGGGACAGAGACCTACCTCTCCCGCCTCCTCCCCCTCCTCGCAGAGGAACTCCCGACCGCGAGTTTCTACGACTACCACCGGGTCGCCCAGAGACTGCGGGCCTCGCCACCCGCGATCGACGTCGTGATCAACCGCCTGCGGGACGCGGGCTACCAGGCGACGCGGACCCACTACGAGGGGACCGGGATCAGGACGGACGCACCGCTCTCCGTGCTCGAAGAGGCGATCACGCGGCGGGACTAA